In Acidimicrobiia bacterium, the DNA window ACGTCCCCGGCGTCCGCTACAAGATCATTCGCGGTTCGCTCGACACGTCGGGCGTCCGTGACCGCAAGCAGGCCCGTAGTCGCTACGGCGCCAAGAAGGAGAGCTGACAT includes these proteins:
- a CDS encoding 30S ribosomal protein S12, translated to VPGVRYKIIRGSLDTSGVRDRKQARSRYGAKKES